The Oncorhynchus mykiss isolate Arlee chromosome 28, USDA_OmykA_1.1, whole genome shotgun sequence genome includes a window with the following:
- the LOC110508716 gene encoding uroporphyrinogen decarboxylase, whose product MDKDDLILPKDFPKLKNDAFLLACRGQETPHVPVWCMRQAGRYLPEFRESRAGKDFFATCRSPAACCELTLQPLRRFPFDAAIIFSDILVIPQAMGMDVQMVAGKGPTFPEPLKEPEDLLLLQSKVDVNKELDYVFKAITLTRHKLEGKVPLIGFTGAPWTLMAYMIEGGGSTTQSKAKRWLYRHPEASHQLLKMLTDIIVEYLLGQVAAGAQALQVFESHAGCLGPAEFQEFSLPYLRDIARKVKDQLKESGQDVPMIVFAKDGHYGLEDLSQSHYEVVGLDWTIDPRSARERTGGKVSLQGNMDPCALYAPKERIYEIVKKMLEGFGTRGYIANLGHGLYPDMDPENVGAFVEAVHAHSRHLLNLK is encoded by the exons ATGGACAAGGACGAtttaatact CCCTAAAGACTTCCCCAAGTTGAAGAATGATGCATTCCTTCTTGCATGCCGTGGCCAAGAAACCCCTCATGTGCCTGTGTGGTGTATGAGACAGGCTGGACGTTACCTACCAG AGTTCCGTGAGTCCAGAGCGGGAAAGGACTTCTTTGCAACATGTCGATCACCTGCAGCCTGCTGTGAACTCACTCTCCAG CCATTGAGACGTTTCCCATTTGATGCTGCCATCATCTTCTCAGACATCCTGGTTATCCCACAG GCCATGGGTATGGATGTCCAGATGGTGGCAGGAAAGGGCCCTACTTTCCCAGAGCCCTTAAAGGAGCCAGAGGACCTGCTGCTCCTGCAGTCCAAGGTGGATGTCAACAAGGAGCTGGATTACGTCTTCAAGGCCATTACACTGACGCGCCACAAACTGGAAGGCAAGGTCCCTCTCATCGGCTTCACTGGTGCCCCG TGGACCCTGATGGCCTATATGATTGAGGGGGGAGGCTCAACAACCCAATCTAAGGCTAAGCGCTGGCTGTACCGTCACCCTGAAGCCAGCCACCAGCTGTTAAAGATGCTGACTGACATCATAGTGGAGTACCTGCTGGGACAGGTGGCTGCTGGAGCACAG GCCTTGCAGGTGTTTGAGTCCCATGCTGGCTGTCTGGGCCCAGCGGAGTTCCAGGAGTTCTCCCTGCCCTACCTCCGAGACATCGCCCGTAAGGTCAAGGACCAACTGAAGGAGTCAGGCCAGGATGTCCCCATG ATTGTGTTTGCCAAGGACGGCCACTATGGTCTGGAGGACCTCTCTCAGTCCCACTATGAGGTTGTTGGTTTGGATTGGACCATCGACCCTCGCTCAGCGCG GGAGCGAACTGGAGGAAAGGTTAGCCTCCAGGGGAACATGGACCCCTGTGCGCTATATGCCCCCAAA GAGCGTATATATGAGATAGTGAAAAAGATGCTGGAAGGCTTTGGCACCAGAGGGTACATTGCCAACCTGGGCCACGGGCTGTACCCTGACATGGACCCGGAGAACGTGGGTGCCTTCGTAGAAGCTGTCCACGCTCACTCTCGCCACCTCCTCAACCTCAAGTAA